A genomic region of Deltaproteobacteria bacterium contains the following coding sequences:
- a CDS encoding MarR family transcriptional regulator has product MVHRTGCDPTVASRGDRVTSSDGGDGDGLGQVLGFMRTLWAVDHALRKASKEMKRRVGLTGPQRLAVRVVGQFPQATAGEIARVLHVHPSTLTGVLDRLGRSGLLRRMIDSSDRRRARFELTAKGELADRARAGTVEERVRRALRGVPADDIRVARGVLAHLARELTNG; this is encoded by the coding sequence ATGGTACATAGAACAGGTTGCGACCCGACGGTCGCATCTCGAGGAGATAGGGTGACGAGCAGCGACGGAGGGGACGGCGATGGTCTCGGACAGGTTCTCGGCTTCATGCGCACGCTGTGGGCCGTGGACCACGCGCTGCGCAAGGCGTCCAAGGAGATGAAGCGCCGCGTTGGCCTGACAGGCCCGCAGCGGCTCGCCGTGCGCGTCGTGGGACAGTTTCCGCAGGCCACTGCGGGCGAGATTGCCAGGGTGCTGCATGTCCATCCGAGCACCCTGACCGGCGTGCTGGACCGCCTGGGGAGGTCGGGCTTGCTGCGGCGAATGATTGACTCGAGCGACCGGCGCCGGGCCCGTTTCGAGCTCACGGCGAAGGGGGAGCTCGCCGATCGCGCGCGCGCGGGCACCGTCGAGGAGCGTGTGCGACGAGCGCTACGAGGAGTGCCGGCGGACGACATCAGGGTGGCGCGCGGGGTCCTCGCGCACCTTGCGCGAGAGCTCACGAACGGGTGA